The Alkalihalobacillus sp. LMS6 genomic interval AGCTGAACTACCAGAAGGAAAAGCTTCCTTAAACACGATTACGCTTACAGTATCATGAATATTTTATTGCTAAAAGCACCCTACGGTGGCATTTATAGCGATTTTGAGCGTTCTCTAACAAAAGGATTAAGACGCCATTGCACAGTAGTTGATGAACCTTACAATCGATTTAAAAATAACCGACTCGTTTCGTTTTGCAGACAACACCAGATTGATTGGATCATTACGTTCAATGGCTATTTTTTTTCGAAAGATGAAAAAGAGCTTTTTTGCGCTGGTCATCTTCCACCTTTAGCAGTCTGGCTAACCGAAGACCCGTATTATGTTTCAGCATCAATGGATATTCTCTCGATTGCAACAAAAGCTTGGTCCGTTGATACCGCTGCAGTTGACCTGTATCGTCAACAGCATCAGTACAATCATGTAGATTTCTTGCCTCTCGGTTTTGAAGAGGACTGGTTTTATCCTGCAGAAAGTTCACCTCTGTATGATCTTGTATTTGCAGGCTATCCATATGAAAATCGAGTGAAATGGTTACATGCTATCGCGCAAAACATCGACTTAACTTTAGCGATTGTGGGTCCGTGGCGTCCAGATCAATGTCCTCCTAACGCTCATCACAAAGCAACCTGGCTTGCCCCTAAAAAAATTGGCGCTTTTTATCGACAAGCAAAGATTGTCTTAAATAGTTACCGTACTGCACATGACGGAATCGTGGCAACCAGTATTAATAATCGTACATTTGATATTGCCGCTTCTCAAGCATGTCAGCTAAGTGAATACCGTGAAGGGATTGAGACATTTTTTCCGAATCAAGAAATCGCCACATTCACCGATACCCCACAGTTGCTTCATGCCGTGCAAGCCCTTCTAAACAGTTCGGATTTAAGAAAAGACCATGCATATAGGAGCCGACAGCGGGCGTATGGCCATTGTTTTTATGATCGGGCATCTACTATATACAAAGAGCTGGAATCTAGGTAAGGTCCGATTCCAGCTCTTTTTGTTTTGCTTCACATAACTCTTTTATTCTTTTGTACAACGCTTCTCCAGTAGTTGGCTCCACTAGCCAGCCCGCACGGTTTGTTTTTATCGCTTCCGCTTGCGCCCCTAAATTAAATGCCAGAACAGGATAGCCTAATAGCATCGCTTCATGAGTTGTATAGGAAAACGTCTCTGGGACAATGGAAGGAATGCAAATGAGATCAATGGCATCTTCCAGAAGCAGATCCGCAAGATTGTCAATCTCATACGTTCCTCTTTCGTGAATCATCCGTTTTTCCGAAAGCGCTGGGGCAAGACTTCCATAAGAATAAATACTGAGCGGTAAGGGTGCAGTAGCCTGTTCCATTCTATTCAACAATTCAAGCAGGACCGATTCTCCTTTATGTTGATAAATCGATCCAATCACGGCTACATGTAGAGTTTGGTTACGCCGAATTGACTGCTTATGCACACTTTTTTTTATGGAGGGAAGTGGATGAGGTTGAACAGCAATTGATAAGACTGGAAAGTATGTAAGATAAGCTTGTTTAGTGGATTCACTCGGTGCAATGATCAGAGAAGCGCGCTGAAAAAGCAGGTTGAATGACGCTCGCCACGCTTCAACCGTATGTGGCGGTGGCCCAAATGTAAGTAATCGTTTCGATTTATGTTGATTTTCTAAACAACGCTGGCAAACGAGTGGATCTTTCTCCATTTCACAATAACGATTCTGATCATTTAAAAAGAAAACAGCTGGACAAACGCCATAATAATCATGCAGAAAAACGTCATAAGGCACTGACAATTCTTCTAGTAACGCCTGTATCTCATTTATACGAAACCCCCACACATGATGAACTTCTATGTGCTGTATTGGGAGCCGACGCAGTCGTTGAACGATCGCTTTCATCGTTAAATAGCGTTCTTTTTTTGATTGAAGTAGGAGCCAGTATCCTCGCGCAAGTGGCATACATTCTATTGTAAACGTATGTTTTCGAGTTTTTAGGAATTGGCTAACACCGCCTCCTCCATTATGGTGGATTAAAAGTGTATACATTAGAGGCGCCTGCTGGCAGCTTCAAAAATCGCTGCGCCATATGCAATACTGAGGCAGAGAAAGACAGGGAAAAAGAAAGCAGGAAACACGATAAATCCTACAAAAAAGCAGAGAGCCACCCACACGCTTGTGCACCAATAACATGAAAGAAGCGACCCAATAAATTTACGTAAGCCTCTTCCTTTTGGGTACGCATAAAGTGAATCTCCTTCTTCTTTTAACTCAATAAACGGTTGTCGAAACCATTCCATGATCTCGTCCGTCACAAGAAGACGCGTCATTCTTCCTGTTGCCATGATTAAGATTATCCATTCAAACCAAGTCATCCTCATCCCTCCTATCCAACCATTCTATGAATGGCTTCACTTAAATATGAAGAGACAAAAATGTCACACCGAAAAAAAGAGCGCCCCTCCGGACGCCCTTTTTGTCTAAACTAAAGATAATGTGCTATAACCACCATCAACATGGATCATTTCGCCAGTGATGCCACGAGCCAAATCACTTACTAGGAATAAAGCTGTATCGCCAACTTCTTCTTGCGTGGTCGTTTTTCGTAACGGAGCTTTTTCTTCAATTTCTCTTAAGACATCATTAAAACCGCCAATTCCTTTAGCTGCTAGCGTACGAATCGGACCAGCAGAAATGGCGTTGACACGAATACCTTCTTTTCCTAAATCATTCGCTAAATACTTCACACTTGCATCTAGTGCCGCTTTTGCAACGCCCATGACATTGTAGTTTTTCACTACTCGTTCGCCACCTAAGTACGTCATTGTAATCACACTTCCACCTTCTGTCATAAGTGGTCGGGCAGCTTTACAAACAGCCGTTAGCGAGTACGCACTAATATTTTGTGCCATTAAGTAACCTTCACGGGTTACATTCAAATATTCGCCTTCTAATTCTTCTTTATTAGCAAACGCTATACAGTGCGCAACACCGTGAATTGCCCCTACTTGTTCTTTAATTTGCGCAAATGTCGCATCAATTTCTTCATCACTCGTTATGTCACAAGGCAACACGAGATGCTCTCCACTAAGAGACTCAGCAAGCGTACGAACGTTTTTTTCTAATCGCTCACCAGCGTATGTAAAAATAATTTTTGCCCCCGCTTCATCTAACGAACGGGCAATTGCCCATGCGATGCTTCGTTTATTCGCAACACCCATTACCACATACGTACGGCCTGTTAAGTCAATTGATTTCATCGGAATCATCCTCCATTTTTTATTATCAGGTACTAATAGTTTATCACATTTTTTATTGTGCAACTAGCTTACGGCTTAAGAATCCTCTATTAATCTTCTTTCATTGCGTTCGTATAGAAATCCCAACTGCTCGGAAGATCACTTTGAATGATCTTTTTTTCATTTGTGAGCGGTTGTGTGAAATGAATTTGGAAGCAGTGAAGCGCTTGATGTGTAAATACACGTTGGTCCCCGCCGTACAACCCATCACCTATGATGGGGTACCCACTCGTTTTAAGATGAACACGGATTTGATGAGTCCTTCCAGTTTCGAGTCTTAAATGGACGAGGCTCCATTCACCGTTCGTTGCGATGCGTTTGTAATGGGTAACAGCAGGCTTTCCATCGTCACGTACTTCTCGTTCAATGATACTCGTCTCTTTCCTTCCAATTGGAGCTGAAATCGTCCCTTCACTTGGCGGCACACCTGTTACCAATGCTGCGTAAGTTCGATTTAATGCTCCTTGTTTCTGTGCCTTTGAAAGCAAATCATGAGCATATCGATGTTTGGCAACAAGCAACAGACCGCTCGTTCCCCGGTCTAAACGGTTTACAGCATGGAACGTAGCGTGAATCCCGTTTTCGTGATAATAATGCATAATCGAATTTGCTAGTGTATGATCTGGATGGTCCTTTGAAGGGATCGTCGCAACATCTGCCGGTTTATGAACGACAAGCACATCGGCGTCTTCATAATAAATCGTAAATCTGCCTTTTTGCGGTTTTAAGGATGGACTCACTTCTTCAACAGGTAAACAGATCCGAACCTCGTCTCCTTCTTTCAGTTCCGCCCTCACGCTAACGGGACAATCGTTAACATAGAGCCCTCCCCCTTGAAACTTTATCGCGGAAAGAAGACGTTTTGAAAGATTTTTTCGTTCACGTAAAAAAGCGCGTAGTGAGAGAGTATGCTCACTTTTTTGTACGCGCCAAATAAATTGTGTTCTATTCACTAATAAACGACTCCTTCACTCGCTTCCAAAAAGGAAATGGTCGAAAGCGAGCAAACCGAACTTTTTCTTCTGCAACACGGCATTGAACAGTGTCGACATTTTCTTCATAAATAGGAACATTAAAATGATCGATCGTCACTTGAACAGAGACATCGTTTAAAAGCTTAAGTAAACACGTATGATGTTGTGGTAAGACGAGCGGTGAACCGAGCGTACGGTATACCCGATTGTTAATTGAAGCCATTTCAGACAGCTGGATCGACGCGAGCGATGGGTGTAAAATAGCTCCACCTAACGCTTTATTATAAGCTGTGCTGCCAGATGGCGTGGACATACATAAGCCATCCCCTCTAAATGTTTCAAACGCTTCTCCCTTTATTTCTACATTACAAACGAGAGATCCTTCTGAACTTTTGATCGTTGACTCATTTAATGCTAAATAACGTCGAGAAGCTCGTCCATCTCGATAACGAATAACAACTTCTAATAAAGGGTATTCAACAATTTGATATGGTGTTTTTATAATATGTGTCACTAAATGATCCGCTTCTTCAGGAACCCAATCCGCGTAAAAGCCTAAATGACCTGTATGTATACCAACAAAAGCCGTTTCTTCCAAACGGTGTGCGTATAAGTGAAACGCTTCGAGTAGTGTGCCATCTCCACCTACTGTAATGACAATGTCTGGCGCCTCATGGTCAAGAATCAAATCTGCTTTTAACAGCTTTTCTTTCATGGATTCGCACAATTCATTCGAGAGGTGATCCCCTCTCGAAGCAACTGTAAATTTCAAGCCATTCGCCCCCCTGTTTTACCCTCTATTTTGTCGCTGTTTAGCCGTAATAATACGTTGGGCTTCTTGCACTTCATCACGTATAATCGACATTTCTTCATCTAGCCAAAACGCTGCTTCCGATGCACGCTGCAGCCTCATATTAATATCATCGGGAATTTCACCACTGTACTTGTATCGCAATGAATGCTCAATAGTGGCCCAAAAGTTCATTGACATCGTTCGGATTTGGAGCTCCACAATAACATGCTCGCTTCCTTTTATCGTGTGCACTGGATACCGTAGCATCATATGGTATGAGCGATACCCACTTGGTTTTTTTTCTTTCACATAATCGCGTTCTGAAACAATCTCAAAATCTGTCCGTGATCGAATTAAATCTATGACTTTATCAATATCTTCTACAAATTGCGTGACGATGCGCACACCACCTATATCTTGCATATCATCCAAGCGGTCAAGCGGGATTTGCTTTCGTTCTGCCTTATTCAATATGCTCGATATTGGTTTGACACGACCTGTTACAAACTCAATCGGTGTGTGAAGCGATGTTTTTTGGTATTGTTCACGTATCCCTTTAAATTTCACTTTAAGCTCGTCTACTGCTTGTTTATATGGCGTTAAAAAAGAATCCCAATCCACTTTTATCACCTACTTTTCGCTATTCAAACATGGCTTTAACTGTTTGTTCGAACGCTTCTCCATAGTTTCCATTTCCTCGGATATTTTCTAGCAGAAAGGTCATTTCTTCATTAAATTCAGCTAATGTTAATCGGGTCATCTCATTTAACTTAAGAAAATAAGTCGTTCCTTTGTTAAAACCCTCTTTTAGCTGTGGCCAAACCTGCTCATCAAAACGAATTCCATAAAAACCTTCTTCGTCTTCTATGATATAAATAAAAGCAAACTCATCTGAATCCACAAGAATTCGTTCTCCATCTTTCATTTCTTTTCCAAGACGTTCATCTAGTTCTTGCTCTAAATATACGGTTGCAACTTCCTCTTCTACTTCAACAGCCTTTACGTGTAAATAATTCATCCAAAACCTCCAACTTGCCTCTTTTTCCGATTTTATTTTATCATAAAAAGGATCTAAAACACACACGATGAGAGAATAGATAATGAAGGAGCGAATATGATGACAACTGAAATGGAATACGAGGCAAAATCCCTTTTAACAAACGAAGAATATCAAACCTTACAACAATGGTTTGGTAAAAAGAAAGCTGTTACGCAAATGAATGACTACTACGATACAGAAGCGTTCATGTTAAAGCAGCAAACTGCCGCTTTACGCGTCCGTACGAAAGAACAAAATGCTACGCTCACATTAAAGCAGCAAACGGAGGAAGGAATGGTGGAAACACATCAATCATTACATGCAGAAGAATTGGCACTATTAAACACAGGCACCCTTCCCGATGGTGCCGTAAAAACAGCGATTGAAGCTTTGCTAGGAAACGTTCCTTCTTTTCACCATTATGGACAGTTAACGACCCATCGCTCGACTTACCCTTATAAAGATGGAATCATCTGCCTTGATCATAGTGTGTACAACAATCGAGAAGACTTTGAAATTGAATATGAAGGAACGTCTATGACTCAAGCAACAACTGTTTTATTTGAACTTTTACAGGATCAACATATCGAGTATAAACCAGCTAAAAACAAAGTCGCTCGATTCTTTGCTACATCGCCTTACCTTTCGTAAAGCAACATTGTTTTACAGCTGCTTAAATGTCTGTAATACTCTTGGCACATACGCCTGCGTTTCTTTAAATGGAGGTATGCCGCCATATTTATCTACATTTCCCGGGCCAGCATTATACGCCGCAAGTGCTAAAGAGACATCTCCATTGTAACGGGTTAACATATCTTTAATATAGCGGACACCACCACGTATATTCTGCTCGGGATCAAAAATAGATGTAACACCAAGCCCCCGTGCCGTCCCAGGCATAAGCTGCATTAATCCACTCGCGCCTGCCGAACTAACCGCTTTCTCATTAAAGTTTGATTCATGCTTTATAATCGCTAACGTTAAGTTCGGATCCACTTGATGTTCTTTCGAGATCCGTTCAATGAGCGATAAATAAGGTTGAGCATTGGCATCACTGACCGTTTTAAGCGAAGAAGCCTGGTTTGAAGTTGGGTACACCGTTTCTACACTCGCTTGATTCGCTCCATTTGCTTGACTTGCTTGATTTGTTCCATTTGGCTGTAGCATTTGTTGGCTATTTAAAAACGGCATTAGAAACGGCATAGGCAGTCCAGATGTTTGAGTCGAAAGCGTTTGCTGCATCGCTTTAAATAAAAAGGAGTTAAAGTCATGTTGTTTTGTTTGGCTTGGTTGATTTACAGAAGACTGTGCGTGTGTAGTTACTCCTGGCCAGAATTGAATCGTCATTTCCAACACCTTCTCCCGATTTCATTTTCTTTTATTGTACAAGGATCGCTAATTTTAGACAATATAGATTACCCTATTTCTCTATTATAAAACACATGATTTGCCCAACTTCTTAATCGTTGCTACAATAGATATATGGTATTGAATTAAAAGGAGCGAAGGTAAAGGTGTCTGACGAAGAAAATCAGCGTCCATACGTTTTAATTGGTGGCGAAGAAAAACTCGACCAACTCGTTGAAGCGTTTTACGACTACGTTAAGCAGCATAGCGATCTACAACATTTATTTCCTGATGATTTAACAGAAACCAAAGACAAGCAAAAAAAATTCTTAACGCAGTTCTTTGGTGGTCCTCAACGATACACTGAGGAGTTCGGTCACCCTAGGCTTCGAGCGCGACATATGCCTTTTGTCATTACCCCTATCCAAGCGGAGGCTTGGTTGTCCTGTATGGAACAGGCGATGGACGACGTGCATTTATCAGGTGACATTCGTGATTTTATGATGCAGCGCCTTACACTTACCGCTCATCATATGGTGAATCACGCATCAACACCAAGATAAAAGAAAGGAGTTGTACCATGAACCTTAAACGTCATTCCTTTGAAGAATGTAATCAAGAACTGGGTATTTGTGGCATCTCCGACTCACGCGAACGATTGCCATTAAAAAAACCGATTGAAATTTATCTTTTTATCGACCCACTTTGTCAAGAGTGTTGGTCAATGGAACCAATTATAAAAAAGCTACAAATCGAGTATGGTCATTATTTTAAAGTCCGCATCTTACTAGCCGGTAAACTTTCACATTGGAATGCTTTTGACCGCTCTCTTAAAAAGAGAAGCCAACGAGAGCAAACACTCGATCCAACCATGTGCTGTGCTGGAAACGTTGAACTAAATAAAATGGACCTTCACCCATATAATGCGTTTATGGCAGTAAAAGCTGCTGAACTACAAGGTCCACGTGCAGGACATCGCTTTCTAAGAAAGCTACGTGAAGCGTTATTTCTAAGAAAATGCAACGTAACCGACGAGGCGATTTTAAAAGAATGTTCTCGAGAAGCTGGACTTGATGAGGATGTCTTTTTAGCGGATCTTCATTCAGCTACGGCAACAAAGGCGCTTCAATGTGATATTCAAACAACCTCTGAAATGGATGTTGAATCCGTTCCAAGCCTTGTTTTCTTTAACGGCAATTCTGAGGAAGCGGGCATAAAAGTCTCTGGCAGTTACCCTTATCACATTTATGAACAATTGCTAGAAGACATGTTGGGGCATAAACCAGAACGAGCGTCTCACCCTCAGCTAGAAGTATTTTTGCGCCATTACGGCTTTCTAGCGACATCAGAAATTGCGACTGTGCTTGATAAAAGCCCTGAGGAAGTAGAACGTTCGTTAAAAACTTTGATGTTGCAACAAAAAGTAGAAGCTGTCCCATTTAAATATGGTACGTTTTGGAAATGGATCGCATAAGAAAAGCGACGCCCCCAGTTAAGGAGGCGTCGCTCTTTATATTTTCAAAAGGAATGTGACATGCAAAATCTATCTTAACGTATAATGAAAGAAGAAAGCAAGTAGAACCTTCAACGTCATGTGACAGTTCTTTTACATATAAGGGGTGTATCACCATTGAAAAAGAGTGTTTTTCTTATACGTTTTGCCATTTTGCTTATCGCATTCGGTCTATATTTGCTCAGTTTACTGCATCTATTCCCGATTTGGCTTGCCGCGCCATTATTGTTTTTTGCTAGCTATTATTTCTTTAAACCCACTCAAAAAAAACATCGTTTTAAAGGCTACCGATCACGTGGTTAACCTCATTGCTCAAGCAACTGCTCTAGTTCATGAAGCGTTTCTTCAAACCGCTTCATGGTTGCTTGCACAGGTTCCGCAGACGTCATATTTACCCCTGCTTTATTTAATACGTTAATTGGAAATTCGGTTATACCTGACTTTAAAAATGAAACAAAGCGCTCAGCAGCAGGCTCTCCTTCCGTTAAAATTTGTTCCGATAACGCAACAGCCGCGCTAAAACCAGTCGCATATTGATACACATAATAATTCATGAAGAAATGCGGAATTCTTGCCCATTCATAAGCAATTAAGTCATCTGTGACAACATCTGGCCCATAGTATTTTTCGTTAAGAGCCTTATAAGCTGCTGCTAATGAATCTTTTGTCACACCTGCTCCTTCTTCATGTTTCATGTGCAAAATGTGTTCAAATTCAGCAAACATGGTTTGCCTAAACACTGTCGTTCGAATACTTTCAAGCAATTGGTTAAGCAAGTAAATCTTCTTCTGTTTCTCTTGCTCTTTTTGCATTAAATAACGATGAAGCAATAATTCATTTAACGTTGATGCGACTTCAGCTAGAAAAATCGTATAGTGACCGTAGACTGGAGGTTGCGTGTTCCTTGTATAATAACTATGAACACTGTGCCCGAATTCGTGCGCTAAGGTGGATAAGCTACTATGGGTATCTTGCCAGTTCATTAAAATAAACGGCTTTGTTGCATAGCTCCCTCCAAAATACGCACCGCTATCTTTCCCTTTATTTTCATAAACATCCACCCAACGCTCGTTTAAGCCTTTTCTTACAATCGATACATACTCTTCTCCGAGTGGCTCAAGCGAAGCAAGCATCGTCTCTTTTGCTTCCTCGTATGTAAACGTTAATTCAGCATCTTTCACGATCGGTGTATAAACATCATACATGTGGAGTTTTTCAAGGTGGA includes:
- a CDS encoding CYTH domain-containing protein, with translation MMTTEMEYEAKSLLTNEEYQTLQQWFGKKKAVTQMNDYYDTEAFMLKQQTAALRVRTKEQNATLTLKQQTEEGMVETHQSLHAEELALLNTGTLPDGAVKTAIEALLGNVPSFHHYGQLTTHRSTYPYKDGIICLDHSVYNNREDFEIEYEGTSMTQATTVLFELLQDQHIEYKPAKNKVARFFATSPYLS
- a CDS encoding DUF1360 domain-containing protein, with protein sequence MTWFEWIILIMATGRMTRLLVTDEIMEWFRQPFIELKEEGDSLYAYPKGRGLRKFIGSLLSCYWCTSVWVALCFFVGFIVFPAFFFPVFLCLSIAYGAAIFEAASRRL
- a CDS encoding GTP pyrophosphokinase family protein; the encoded protein is MDWDSFLTPYKQAVDELKVKFKGIREQYQKTSLHTPIEFVTGRVKPISSILNKAERKQIPLDRLDDMQDIGGVRIVTQFVEDIDKVIDLIRSRTDFEIVSERDYVKEKKPSGYRSYHMMLRYPVHTIKGSEHVIVELQIRTMSMNFWATIEHSLRYKYSGEIPDDINMRLQRASEAAFWLDEEMSIIRDEVQEAQRIITAKQRQNRG
- a CDS encoding lytic transglycosylase domain-containing protein — translated: MTIQFWPGVTTHAQSSVNQPSQTKQHDFNSFLFKAMQQTLSTQTSGLPMPFLMPFLNSQQMLQPNGTNQASQANGANQASVETVYPTSNQASSLKTVSDANAQPYLSLIERISKEHQVDPNLTLAIIKHESNFNEKAVSSAGASGLMQLMPGTARGLGVTSIFDPEQNIRGGVRYIKDMLTRYNGDVSLALAAYNAGPGNVDKYGGIPPFKETQAYVPRVLQTFKQL
- a CDS encoding glycosyltransferase; amino-acid sequence: MYTLLIHHNGGGGVSQFLKTRKHTFTIECMPLARGYWLLLQSKKERYLTMKAIVQRLRRLPIQHIEVHHVWGFRINEIQALLEELSVPYDVFLHDYYGVCPAVFFLNDQNRYCEMEKDPLVCQRCLENQHKSKRLLTFGPPPHTVEAWRASFNLLFQRASLIIAPSESTKQAYLTYFPVLSIAVQPHPLPSIKKSVHKQSIRRNQTLHVAVIGSIYQHKGESVLLELLNRMEQATAPLPLSIYSYGSLAPALSEKRMIHERGTYEIDNLADLLLEDAIDLICIPSIVPETFSYTTHEAMLLGYPVLAFNLGAQAEAIKTNRAGWLVEPTTGEALYKRIKELCEAKQKELESDLT
- a CDS encoding protoglobin domain-containing protein; the protein is MSDEENQRPYVLIGGEEKLDQLVEAFYDYVKQHSDLQHLFPDDLTETKDKQKKFLTQFFGGPQRYTEEFGHPRLRARHMPFVITPIQAEAWLSCMEQAMDDVHLSGDIRDFMMQRLTLTAHHMVNHASTPR
- a CDS encoding ClpXP adapter SpxH family protein, whose translation is MNLKRHSFEECNQELGICGISDSRERLPLKKPIEIYLFIDPLCQECWSMEPIIKKLQIEYGHYFKVRILLAGKLSHWNAFDRSLKKRSQREQTLDPTMCCAGNVELNKMDLHPYNAFMAVKAAELQGPRAGHRFLRKLREALFLRKCNVTDEAILKECSREAGLDEDVFLADLHSATATKALQCDIQTTSEMDVESVPSLVFFNGNSEEAGIKVSGSYPYHIYEQLLEDMLGHKPERASHPQLEVFLRHYGFLATSEIATVLDKSPEEVERSLKTLMLQQKVEAVPFKYGTFWKWIA
- a CDS encoding NAD kinase; this translates as MKFTVASRGDHLSNELCESMKEKLLKADLILDHEAPDIVITVGGDGTLLEAFHLYAHRLEETAFVGIHTGHLGFYADWVPEEADHLVTHIIKTPYQIVEYPLLEVVIRYRDGRASRRYLALNESTIKSSEGSLVCNVEIKGEAFETFRGDGLCMSTPSGSTAYNKALGGAILHPSLASIQLSEMASINNRVYRTLGSPLVLPQHHTCLLKLLNDVSVQVTIDHFNVPIYEENVDTVQCRVAEEKVRFARFRPFPFWKRVKESFISE
- the fabI gene encoding enoyl-ACP reductase FabI, producing the protein MKSIDLTGRTYVVMGVANKRSIAWAIARSLDEAGAKIIFTYAGERLEKNVRTLAESLSGEHLVLPCDITSDEEIDATFAQIKEQVGAIHGVAHCIAFANKEELEGEYLNVTREGYLMAQNISAYSLTAVCKAARPLMTEGGSVITMTYLGGERVVKNYNVMGVAKAALDASVKYLANDLGKEGIRVNAISAGPIRTLAAKGIGGFNDVLREIEEKAPLRKTTTQEEVGDTALFLVSDLARGITGEMIHVDGGYSTLSLV
- a CDS encoding glycosyltransferase; the protein is MNILLLKAPYGGIYSDFERSLTKGLRRHCTVVDEPYNRFKNNRLVSFCRQHQIDWIITFNGYFFSKDEKELFCAGHLPPLAVWLTEDPYYVSASMDILSIATKAWSVDTAAVDLYRQQHQYNHVDFLPLGFEEDWFYPAESSPLYDLVFAGYPYENRVKWLHAIAQNIDLTLAIVGPWRPDQCPPNAHHKATWLAPKKIGAFYRQAKIVLNSYRTAHDGIVATSINNRTFDIAASQACQLSEYREGIETFFPNQEIATFTDTPQLLHAVQALLNSSDLRKDHAYRSRQRAYGHCFYDRASTIYKELESR
- the pepF gene encoding oligoendopeptidase F produces the protein MSNGKILKRAEIPEASTWDLESIFSTVEEWNQACTEVQVELNTYQSFKGKVTESASNLYQALENCYELEVKASKILAYARHDSDVDKTNATTQERSEKAMQLYISFQEKTAFLEPEIVGLDSKTLKTYVEQHEPLGKYDAYFSFIEHRKEHILSEHEEALLSRLKEPFHASSHTYSLLTNADLTYPSIKGEKGEEIAVTSGRFLTLMAHPNQSIRKQTYESYYQTYEQFSHTIGSLLNGEVKAKHFEAKMRGYRNAREAALNETFIPERVYDQLVDTVNEHLPLLHRYMKLRKKQLHLEKLHMYDVYTPIVKDAELTFTYEEAKETMLASLEPLGEEYVSIVRKGLNERWVDVYENKGKDSGAYFGGSYATKPFILMNWQDTHSSLSTLAHEFGHSVHSYYTRNTQPPVYGHYTIFLAEVASTLNELLLHRYLMQKEQEKQKKIYLLNQLLESIRTTVFRQTMFAEFEHILHMKHEEGAGVTKDSLAAAYKALNEKYYGPDVVTDDLIAYEWARIPHFFMNYYVYQYATGFSAAVALSEQILTEGEPAAERFVSFLKSGITEFPINVLNKAGVNMTSAEPVQATMKRFEETLHELEQLLEQ
- a CDS encoding RluA family pseudouridine synthase is translated as MNRTQFIWRVQKSEHTLSLRAFLRERKNLSKRLLSAIKFQGGGLYVNDCPVSVRAELKEGDEVRICLPVEEVSPSLKPQKGRFTIYYEDADVLVVHKPADVATIPSKDHPDHTLANSIMHYYHENGIHATFHAVNRLDRGTSGLLLVAKHRYAHDLLSKAQKQGALNRTYAALVTGVPPSEGTISAPIGRKETSIIEREVRDDGKPAVTHYKRIATNGEWSLVHLRLETGRTHQIRVHLKTSGYPIIGDGLYGGDQRVFTHQALHCFQIHFTQPLTNEKKIIQSDLPSSWDFYTNAMKED